Within the Anguilla anguilla isolate fAngAng1 chromosome 19, fAngAng1.pri, whole genome shotgun sequence genome, the region GGAAACAGTTGACATTGCTgtgataaaaataacagaactACAAAGCTCACCCAAAGATGTTTTGAGACTGATAGTTTGGCATGTTTGTTTGCTGGATTGGTTGAGAGAGCAGTCATTATTTTGGCGAAAAATTATAGAGCATTTTTGTACTAACATTAACAATGTATGACTTCTTTACCAAAAGGTGTAGCAAGGACAAAATCTGGTATGACTATATCATCATGCTTTAGTTTCACATGAGGTCACAGGATATGAAGTGGCCGAGCCTtactcacacagagacaggaaggcCTTGCCACCGCTTCCTCCCTTTTTGCAGAagctcttctcttctcttctcttcccgTCCCGTCCCAGCGCACCATGCCGAactggggagggggaaagagctGTGCGGTGTGCCAGAAGACGGTGTACTTCGCCGAGGAGGTCCAGTGCGACGGAAAGCACTTCCACAAAGCCTGCTTCGTATGCAGTAAGCAACACGCCCACCTTCAGCGTGATGTTCTGAATCGGGGgcgtccagtcttatccgaaaaaaggggccggtgtgggtgcatgtttttgttttttgttttagcccagcactacgacacctgCATAAACTAATTAACGAGTCACGGTCTTCAGTCAAAGCCTtggtaagtagaatcaggtgtgtgtctcagtgctgagctaaaacaaaaacctgcacccaccccGGCCAATTTCGGGATAAGATAGGACACCCATGTTCTGAGCTCACTAAGACCAGGACTGCCAAACCCTGTTGTCTGGTGATCTGCAgccttgtaggttttcattccagtccTACTTAggcgcacctgattctactaattagcagctcaaccagctctccagctgttgaatgaggtgtggctttgttagggttggagtgaaaacctgccggattgtagatctcctggaaccgGGATGGGCAGCCCTGATTTTGTATCATCATTTTGACCTGCTGTTAAATGCCTCTTGTTTGttaattcatgttttaattcaataaaacagCTGAGGTGCTACCGTCTCCCAGGTGGTTACATATCATTGtgacaaacagcaaaaaaaaatgtaaaaaaataaataaatagtgacTCCATCGAATTTTGAAAAGCCATTTCATTGCAATAGCTAccctgtttttttggggttttttttagcaCAATGATATATTCAGTGTGAAATTAGTTCACAGACTCCTCGTCTGTGGTTGTGACAGcgcccttgtgtgtgtgcacgcagtGGTTTGCAGGAGGTGGCTAGACAGCACCACGCTGGCCACCCACGAGCAGGAGGTCTACTGCAAGTCCTGCTACGGCAAGAAGCACGGCCCCAAGGGGTACGGGTACGGCCAGGGGGCCGGGACCCTGAACATGGACCGGGGGGAGAGGCTGGGCATCAAGCCCGAGGAGTGAGTCCCCGAATTTTAACGTGCGGCACTGCCCGCTGGGTTCCAGCATCTTGAgtggtttttggtgttttttttgctttttaatcatTTCCCAGCATCCATGGGCTTTGCGGTTTCAAGGCACCTGTATGTAGCACCCCCAGGATTCCAGGACTGCACTGTAAAGCATTCTGCTCCATccagagtgtgcgtgtgtgtaaggggggggggggtttaggggctTGGAATGCAGTCCTCTAATACACCCTAGGAAGAGCGGTGGGGTGGATTTGGTCCAGAGAAACCTGATGTTAAATAGATTTTCAGCTTGGCTGAAGCTCATGGGGTTCCACCCTTAGctggctctgggggggggggggtggtggagggtgtttTTTGGgtgacagtttttgttttgaaaggctCCGTTATGCAACACTGCTGACAGACACCGGTTGCCGTGGTGATAACACAATACCACCCATTCCGCCCCCCTATCCACccctacccacccacccccccccccccctccctgtgcaaAGACCGTAAAGTTATGCAGAAGGCTATGCTGTCCCAATCTCACCCTGCCCTTTTCCTGCCCTCCTCTCCAAATCTCTCCCCCAGGACCCAGGCCCACGAGCCTACCAAcaaccccaacccctcccccatgGCACAGAAATTTGGGGGAGCTGATAAGTGCTCCCGTTGTGGGGAATCGGTTTATGCCGCTGAGAAGGTGGTGGGAGCAGGCAaggtttgttttagttttgcaATTTAGCTTTTTGGCACTGCAGCACATGCCTCCACACAAACAGAGACCTACCACGGCGAAACCAGCTCAGGCAGTTCATGACAACCAATGCATTAGTAATCAAAATTTAGAGTGCCATAAAATACTGACATTACTCATGGTAGTATTAGTAATTGTAGTAGTAGAATTAGTATTAGTCATAGTAGTACTAGCACTAGTAGTCATTTCTATAGTCATTTAGGCATTTCATCTCAGTAGGTaaaaggtctgtttttttttaaactccacaactacagcacacaacacattctGGTTGGGACATGCATGCCACATTGCCCAAAGGGTTGAGAAGCACTGCTTCATATCAAAGTAACATGAGCTTGGCACATTGTCAACTTAACTATTCTCTCATAAAACCCCAGGATTTTATAAGCTGACAGCACAGGGCAACGGAACAGCACAACATAGGTGCCCGTCACACACAGTGGAGCTTCAGCTGCCATATTTGACTTCTATTGGCGTGACCTCAGTCATTGTGCCCCCATAGCCCTGGCATCAGAACTGCTTCAACTGTGCCAACTGCGGGAAGAGATTGGAGTCCACCACTCTAACCGAGAAGGACGGCGAGATATACTGTAAAGGTGAGCTTCCGGCCAATCACGGCCTTGCGTTTCCTTCTTCCTGCCACCAATCACGGCTCGCTTGCTGCTCCTTTCCAGCCACTGGGGGCAAAGACGGATAACAGGAGTAAACCTGTGCCCaaggaacattacattacatttatttggcagacgcttttatccaaagcgacgtacaaaaagtgcaacaGTTGCATAACCACGCTGGCAGAACAAGAACTGTAAGGGCTGTGCTCACCTTGCCCGTCCTTTTGTACTGCAACTCTTGACTGCGTAATAAGCGGGAAAGCAACGAAAAAGCCTAGACAGAAAACAGCCACAAACGCATGCGTGTTCAAGGTGAAACAAATGGGAGTTTGTTTCCCTTGTTTTCCAGGTTGCTATGCAAAGAACTTTGGGCCCAAAGGGTTTGGCTACGGTCAAGGAGCGGGGGCACTCGTCCACACCCAGTGAACCACGCCGGCACGGTTTCGACAACACGACCCACAAGAACCACAACTCACTTCTAACTGCCATTGGATGGGATGGGAATTAGTGCATGGTTTTTTTGCGGTCAATAAAGCTTTTCCAGAACTCGACGGTGACGCAAGTTTGTGGTGTCAGCGTGACGTCCGTTTGAAACGGTTCGCAACAAAAATGTCGGTCAAAGACGGTGGATTCAAAGCATGCGGAGACACTCGGGAGGTTTGGAGTGAAGGCAGAGGTCTCTGCAGTTGCtgtgaacttaaaaaaaaaaagataatcacACAAAGAGCAGTAAAGGAAGTGGACTCTCACGGAAACCTCAGCTGCACGGGCCAAACTTCAGCAGTTCACTTGAAAAATGAGCTGTTCTGACTGTAGGGTTGAAAAGATGCAGATTATACGCAAGGCTCTTTCCTAGGCACAACAGGGTTTCATTGCTGTCCATGTAGATGGAGTAACTACAGAGTAGATACCCAGAAATAACTTGTCTGATTTTGAATAGTTTACCTTTTTGCTTTGCGTTGTTTAAAGAACACACAGATGCCAATCGGATATTTTCACatgtatacattttcttttattattaaaccCGTTATAATTGTACCATGCCCAACAAGTATATGTTTGCATCTGAAGTGGACATATGGTTCTTCTGACAAATATTAAATAGAGAGgcacagtaaaaaaatgaaatattttgggTTTTCATGTGCTTatcacatggggggggggggtttacttTGGAAGAACTACATAATATTTTGGATAATTTACGTTTGTAGTTAAAACCAGCATCTCTGGGAGACGGATGTATCTTTTTGCAGACCGCATCAGGACTACAGGGGAAGGGCCAGCACGATAATGCATTGCGTCCATTACTGATGATGCAATCTTTCTGCGCCAGCGTACTGAAAAACCACGCTGTCCCCGTTTGTCTGGGTTTCTGACCCGGGTCCCAGGTCACAGCACCAAACCACCAAAGAAAACCCGCCAGACTTACAAAACCGTTTTCTCTTACGTCTTTCTTTACAGTTTGTACAACCTGCGGTATAACAAACCCTGCAATATGACACAGAATttaggagaaaaaagaaacggacaaacaaacaaaaacatctgtTCAATCCCCGTTCCCCTTCTTTGACGTGGAACATTCAAATATATTACAACTGTGCAGGCAACCTGACCACAACCAAAAATATTCCTACACATTGTGGGGGGTtgcttaaagaaaaaaaaaaaaaaaaaaatctaaatgactTGAAAATACTGAACATTCACTATTTACAGACACATGGCTCCCTTCTGCTAGGGAAGCGTCGATGGTGATACCCTACCTGTGACATAGGGACAGCCCAATCTCCAAGCATCACGCATGCAGAGTACTCGCCGGTTAATAAGCCTATACACAGCAGTATTCGGACACCACTAAAAGCTACAGTCACATgactatctttttttttgttatgtttttttacattttttttttttttaactttgggttgaataaaattaaaactgagCAGCTTTCAActaacactgacaaaaaaatcacTTACACAGAGAAAGGAGGGGTTAACTAGATCATTTCTGTACAGATACACATTCATTTACACTAGTGTTAATCCTGTTGGTTGCTGGTTCTTACAAAGAGTCCACTCATgtgaaaactggaaaaaaaaaaaagaagggaaaataaTAAACTAGAAATGCTCTgcggaaaataaaaatgtcgcATTTCCACAGCGTTAAGCCTCAGACCTCCCTCTTACTGTAAACGTGGAAGTGTTCCTCGGAAGCAGTGATACCAGCTCCGCTCTTCAGTGACGAGACCAGAACCAAGGTAGACCAGTGCGtcatcatatgaaaaaaaaaaaaacgcataaATAAACTCGCAACGAAAATACAAAAtggtgtaaaaaaacaaaaaaacaaacagacaaacaagaaaacaacacaAGGACTGAACCACTCTTGTAAACTTTAACCATTCTAtaaacgtcccccccccccacccccccgtcttTACACACAACGGTCTTTAACACACCACAATCTTTTTTCCCTGTGGTCAAAGAGCACATGTAGTCACGTCTACTTtcgaaaatatatatatatatttacatatgtgtATTTCACATCCCGTCATGACTATGCGCACCAAGTCAAGTTAGTTCAGATGGGACATATCCTTCCcacaataaaattttttaaatgcctttaaaCCTAAAATAGCGAATGGTACCTAATTTAATCCAGTTTATCTacaaacagctttaaaaaataaatatacaggccTCACGTTTTCatactatatttatattaatgatatGATTAGAATCTGATTCCCGATGCAGACTTCAGCACCTTCCAATCTAACTCTCGTTTAAAACACTTTTATACACAATTTGACAACTTGAAACGCCATTCGCCAACAGTAACGGCAACACTTATTCAGCACGGGCGCAAACGGGACGACTGTTCTCGCGCACTAGTCAGGCGATCTGCACGGATCTGAATCCGACACGTTTAAAACCCAACTGCCGCCAGGCCAGGGAAAGAGCGCCTTCCCTCCCAAAACTCCCGGATCCCACACAGGCGATCTCTATCGTTCACAATActgacacgcccccccccattttcataGGGATCCTTCAGGCAGATCGCAAAGGGTCCTTTTTATGGAACAGTAAAAGTTTCGagcataaatatgcaaaaggcatgaacaacaaaaaaaaaaaaaacaataacaaaaataaattcgACGAAATGAGGTTTAGAAAAAATATCCTGACAAAACAAGCGAGAAAACGAACCAAAACTGTGAtcgaggaaaaagaaaagagaatttaaaaaaaaaagaaaaaacaaaaacaaaaaactgaaatttcagATATTGCAAAGTATGACTCCCGTTTAGAGAATATTAATTCCCTTTTTAAGCACTAAGCTGGCAGTTACACACTGTCCGCGTTTAGGGAGGAGCCTCCAGTCTTCTGAATTGGGGgggcgtggtggtggtggtggtggttggtggggtgggagggaaggTTGGGGGGGGATGGCTGCTTCCGTCGTCCTGTCCCGTGCCCGCATGCTCTTCCCAGCTGACTCCAATCTCAGTGAGGTGAGGTAAGCAATCCAGGAAAGAGAGTCACCCGAGATCAGCCTCGCTCTCCAGCGTCGCCCCGGCGACCCGACGCCGCGCCGCGCCCCCGCTACACCAGCTGGTAGCCCGACCCGGTCGTCTGGTCGTACTCTATGGTGTGCTGGGAGGTCCAGTCCACCACCGCCGGCCGGAACAGCCCGCAGCAGCGGTACTCAAAGAAGTCTATGAGGTTCCGCACGCACCCGTGGCTgcggagagatggagagagagagcgagagaaaggaggagggggagggagcagagggTCAGTAACCTGCCTTGACCTCGTGGCTAAAGGGTTTTAAGAACAAAATGGCCGTTCTTCGTTCCTGGCCGACCTCCCTTTACCCAACAGCTTCTCGTTTGCTGGTCTTTGACGAGTTTTGAACTCTCGCCTTGAGATTCAAATTGTTGTCAGAAGAAGGGCTCGTCCTGGAGGACCTACGGAGTGTTTAGTTCAAATTTCCAGCCCCATTCCCAACCGCTCACGGCAGGTGACCATAGAAACAGGAGTCGAGACTAGGTAAAGCCCTGAGGAGCCACGGAAGTCACAAACTGGCACGCGGGCCCCGTACTCACTTGAAAGGGCTCTCGATGGACGTGGTGGTGACTTTAAAGTGCTTGTATCTCCTGGCATTCATCCTCTCGTTCGTGGTTATGCCCAGGCAGGCGatctgaggggagagggggagaaagcgGAGAGGGTCACCTCACAGCAGCGAGAGAAGACCTTCGCTATGCGTTCGCTCGCCCCAAGGCCCGGCCCACAGGCCCAAAACACACTGTTAACCACGGTTAGCTGCCAGCCTGTGATGCTAAAGGGAATCTCACATTAAGCTTGTTGAAGCCAATACCAGGTGTAACCTTCCAAATATAAAAGTGCTGAAACTCACCAAAAGGGACAGAGAAACAGGCgaggtcacccccccccccatacccacaCTGTAAGGTGCTCACCTGGTACATCTGGCACATGATGAGCACTGCAACCCACATGAAGTGGAAGATGCTGTTGAGGAACATCCAGAACATCCAGGGGGAGCAGGTGGCGATCTGGGTGATGTAGGTCCAGAAGCCGTCCCGGTGGTAGCTGGTGGCACAGTGGATCCTCCAGTCtggagaagaggggaggggcctgcatCAGGGCCTCATACAGACAGGTGTACAGGTGCTGCACCTCTGTCTACGCTCCTCAGCATGACGAAAGAGCTTACTACCTGCTCAAATGTAGCGCCACCCACAATATCAAGTATTGAACATTTACAATGCCACTGCCCTCAGACTGTGGGAGCAGAAAGTATATCCCATTTTCCGTTCTCCTAAAAAATTAATGTTCTCCagtctgattggtggagctccagACTGATTGGTGCAGCTCTAGTCTGATTGGTGGACCGTTACTGTTCGAGGAGAGCCAGTTGGTGGAGAACGCAGGCGCGGTGACACTTACAGCAGATGCAGCCGTAGATCATCCAGCAGATCATGCAGAGCAGGAAGAACAGGTATCCAATGAAGTAGCGGTGATTCCCACTACCTGACAACAGTAAACAGGAACAACGGGGTTGAGTCACGTCTCTCTTTCTTATcctctccatatctctctcgCTCAGTTCTGACCCTTTAAAGCAGTGTTAACCAATCCTGtcgctggagatctaccgtgcCGTAGATTATGCATTCCAGCCCCAACAACTCATCCAACAGCTAGCGATTTGCACTGAGCTGCTGactagtagagtcaggtgtgccaaatctgggttgaaatgaaaacctgcaggatggtagatctccaggaacagggttggtcaccACTGCTTAAAAGCCACCTCAAACAGGAGAGCAGAAGTGGAAGGTTTGATCACGCTTCAGGTGTGCCATATTCATGAGCTCAATCCTCCCATCTCACTGCTTAAACATAAGCAACTCAGGCTAACTATCCTGAGAAATGCCACCTTCATTAAtgcaaagtttttttatttcactggagCCGTTACTGGTTTTATTACATGAAAGACTTGAACAGGAcgaatggggaaaaaaggcaaGCATGCCAAGCGTAAGGGGGGGGAAAGACCAAGTCCAAACTTTCCTTCAATGTCCTGCCAATGTGCTAAAAATCTGAGAGAGACTAGCAGAGCACCATCCGGTCCTGCTTAACACCGTTATTCAAGGCTAATGAAGGCCCGAGGGCAGAACACTGTGCAGAGGAAGGTTTGGCAGGAGCAAAACGCGTTGGCCCAGCGTTAGCCGAGCGTTTTCCCACGCACCCACGCAGTTGCCCACCCACGGACAGTGATGGTCGAACTTGGCGATGCAGCGGTTGCAGACGGCGCAGTGCTTGGACCTCACGGGCTTCCGTATCTGCAGGGGGGAAGCACATTCCAGAACAAAGAGTTCATaacccaaccaatcagaaactgagaaaaataaagtttaactTGCATTATTTCACGACTGATGAGATGCCAATCTAAATCTGAACACTAAACCGGCTGGTGTACCAAACTTCTCTCACTCCACTCACACAAAAGCAAAGTCATACAAGGACACAGctgaaaacatttacataaatggaaaatgtgttagAGTTTAAGATTTTGGGTTACATTACTCTGTGCTAAAGTTACACCATCTTAGAAGCAAGTCCATTGGTCTGTCAGTTCTTTAATCGGTTTCGTTGTCTGCTCATACCAATGCTGAAATCGAAATTCATCTGTGAGGCACGCTCATGACATCTGAAATGGAAACCCAActgatatttcaaaatggccgccctgtCACTGCATTCTAGACCCACCCCTGCAGGACGCTTCGAAGGGTAATCAGGGGCCACAGGAATAAATAGTCCTCTGCCGCTTGAACCGCGGttctttgtgtgtatttgagggGAGTAATGACAAACGAAACTACCTTGTAACTTCCTGTAAATAAGATAAGGTACTCCCACAGACAGTAATAGCTGCCCATGGGACTTTCTCAAGAACCAGGCGAATCAAACAGCTACTAGCAAATGCCGGAGTAATTTACCAAACAGGTGCTGCAGAATATGCTGAGGTCCAGACTCCCCGTCTCTGCCAGCTCCACAATGGTCTGGAATACAAAGATGGAGATCAGCAGTGGGCAGGTAGATGTCTGCAGCAATAAGGAGCTCCTTCCTCGTGGCTGCAAGCCAGCACTTCGGAGAGCCATTTTGTGAGAGAACCACTTTTTGCAAGCATTTCTACACACAGCCTGACAACAGCAGATTAGCGTGTATCGAACAACCCGTCAATTTGAATAACCAGCAATCTCTTGTGGAAACTCTCGTGGACACTTATAGAATGCCCGACTTCCTGCGTTGCTAGGCGACACAGCCtttattttttcacctttttcttCTGTTCCTCGGAGGCCTTGATGATCCCCGGGTCGGACTTCCAGGACTTGCCGAAGTTGTAGAACAGCAGCACGCTGTTGAGCAGGAAGGGGACGTGGACGGTCACGAAGGGGAGATGTGCGGGGAGTTAAGGACACGGTCTCTGATTGGAGGAACTGAAACAGGCTCCGCCTTGTCGCGCTTCAGACACCTGAGGGGAGCAGACATTAAGTGCCTGAACTAAACCCGCCCGGCCGAGGCACCGTCTATGGCCTTCCGCCACGCCTGCATTTAGGGAGTGTGGGAAAAGGACACCCTGGCTCTGACGGCCCTCACAACAACAGGATAACATGCCGAGGGCTGGGGTGTGTAAACACCATTTCTCACAGAGTCAGCAAAAGCCCCCGACCCCTGGCCTAAGGGCAAGGGCTGAACTGAGAGACTGAGCCAGCCACAGCTCCACCAGCCCCCTgttcttttttgctttcttcCGTGTTCCAGGAAAATGTCCTGCAATTACTAAAGTGACTGAAAGACAGCAAACCGAGCTCTTTAgacttttccctctccctccctccctccctccctccctccctccctccctctctcatattTGGATGCTCCCTCCTCCTCAGGAGACCCGTTTTATTCCgcaaagaaaaaattaaaaaaaacaagagcacaCAGTGTTTAGTACTGCCAAATATTAaccactgcagtaaaaaaaaatatgaatcctGGGTCACAATCGCAGCATAGTAACATGCTGTAGACTGCAAAAATGAAGCAGTTGAGTGCTCTTTAATTTTTGCGATTgctgcactgcatgctgggtaacGAGAGGAGAGCAGATGGAGCCGCGATGGCCCATCTGCTTGCTCCGCGCCCCTGGAGTTCAGGAGGAGGGGCTAGGGAGCGGCTCGCTGCCATAACAACTGATCAAATTTAACTGCCACCCTCCCAAAGGTTGCACATAAATGATGTTTTTGTAAAGGTCCTTTCCCCTGATCCACTAACCATTTTCACACAGCATAAGCCTGTTTGGCTAAGCAGTACGCAGAAAGCTAAACACTGTGATGGAACGTCTTTGAAAATCTTTAACACGTCTCAACATGCTTTCCAGTTTCCTTATTCACATTCCAAATAACTGCAACAATGAGACTCCTTGATTCCGGTTAAGAgatt harbors:
- the LOC118219101 gene encoding cysteine and glycine-rich protein 2-like isoform X2, whose product is MPNWGGGKSCAVCQKTVYFAEEVQCDGKHFHKACFVCMVCRRWLDSTTLATHEQEVYCKSCYGKKHGPKGYGYGQGAGTLNMDRGERLGIKPEETQAHEPTNNPNPSPMAQKFGGADKCSRCGESVYAAEKVVGAGKPWHQNCFNCANCGKRLESTTLTEKDGEIYCKGCYAKNFGPKGFGYGQGAGALVHTQ
- the LOC118219101 gene encoding cysteine and glycine-rich protein 2-like isoform X1 — encoded protein: MPNWGGGKSCAVCQKTVYFAEEVQCDGKHFHKACFVCMVCRRWLDSTTLATHEQEVYCKSCYGKKHGPKGYGYGQGAGTLNMDRGERLGIKPEETQAHEPTNNPNPSPMAQKFGGADKCSRCGESVYAAEKVVGAGKPWHQNCFNCANCGKRLESTTLTEKDGEIYCKGELPANHGLAFPSSCHQSRLACCSFPATGGKDG